Proteins encoded by one window of Yamadazyma tenuis chromosome 2, complete sequence:
- the PRO3 gene encoding delta 1-pyrroline-5-carboxylate reductase (COG:E; EggNog:ENOG503NVU1) — MKDYTIAVLGCGVMGTAVTSAILSTSFDEYPSKIICCNSSEKSSNALKAKLTHPIVEYSFGAESNKNAVEQADVIVLGCKPYMYKDVYEQVKGGLSGDQLLISLLAGITIEELQVFSPYVAKVMTNTPAQFGCGMATIAFSSEAEPKYEQLVMKLISPVGKAIKIPEKNMDAATALVGSAPAFCLLMMEALIDGGVRMGIPYDTARQCAAKVMEGTGKMVDQTGDHPAVLKSKVCTPGGTTIGGLLKLEDAGVRGAIARAIEEAANISKSFSKK; from the coding sequence ATGAAGGACTACACAATTGCAGTATTGGGATGTGGTGTCATGGGCACGGCCGTGACGTCTGCCATTTTGAGCACATCATTTGACGAATACCCATCCAAGATTATCTGCTGCAACAGCTCGGAAAAACTGTCGAATGCCTTGAAAGCCAAGTTAACTCACCCGATAGTTGAATACTCATTTGGAGCCgagtccaacaaaaacGCCGTTGAACAGGCCGACGTCATTGTACTTGGTTGCAAGCCCTACATGTATAAGGATGTGTACGAGCAGGTGAAAGGTGGTTTGTCTGGAGACCAATTACTCATTTCGTTGTTGGCTGGTATCACCATCGAGGAATTACAAGTATTCAGCCCGTATGTGGCCAAGGTCATGACCAACACGCCTGCGCAGTTTGGGTGTGGGATGGCCACTATTGCCTTTTCGTCCGAAGCTGAACCCAAATATGagcagttggtgatgaagcTCATCTCTCCCGTGGGAAAGGCCATCAAGATCCCCGAAAAAAACATGGACGCCGCCACCGCGTTGGTGGGGTCTGCGCCGGCCTTCTGCTTATTGATGATGGAAGCCTTGATCGACGGTGGGGTGAGAATGGGGATTCCCTATGATACTGCTAGACAGTGTGCTGCTAAAGTCATGGAAGGAACCGGCAAAATGGTGGACCAGACAGGTGACCATCCTGCCGTGTTGAAAAGCAAGGTATGTACTCCAGGAGGGACCACCATTGGagggttgttgaaattggaAGATGCTGGTGTAAGAGGTGCGATTGCTAGGGCCATTGAAGAGGCTGCGAATAtctccaagtccttcaGTAAGAAGTAG
- a CDS encoding uncharacterized protein (EggNog:ENOG503NTX1; COG:K): MFDISQLEECPTLRPTQTEFRDPIGYLSRPDIKNLGYHYGIVKVVPPTGWTPQFSLSSDFRFHTRLQKLSDLGIRSRSRKFFTENLNRFLTMRRRKPLELSFSVNSKTIWYYDLFVQVDNLGGYANLRWSDWQTINHHFGVHKDSIYLQNEYFVSIKAYAEFLNSNLSSTLPESDSEDELENCLLCGQNHSPDETLLCENCDNPYHIRCLGLEKVPSGTWYCKKCLVGTGEYGFEEEVDRKFSLGEFFEHSTNFQKQFFSEYGPMGLAEIEKKFWEFVEVQRSDIEVRYGADIHNLKPGQISGFPMKSTPPRIKAYFDEVEFDKYAGHPFNLTNLPYSKGSLLNYIKHSISGMTVPWIYVGSLLSTFCWHVEDHYTLSANYCHFGSTKKWYGIPASDSSKFEALMRSTAPDLFKRQPDLLHQLVSLLSPMQIVANNIKCYYANQNPNEFVITYPKVYHAGFNSGFNVNEAVNFTMEMWLEYGEASISDYKLIKKENVFNHFKLMENVLLNFSVGKESNIDLVRRCLSSYKQFIARTKMSLKALDKNFELEDLSNVISYENYLEEDNKDEVDEEELCDICQTHISHIFCVYNNRKHRFNEIAVEDSKTTKISINQLLTPESSPLEVRIAKFDRIQDKEHNVLESCDLLLDITSSSRSNLTNIKSEMNPGRNLRKSNRIIKPKKEVHSMKSKMSIINHSHSMNDLNSKIEIHLCLDCAKKFADVPTKSQLVVNITTEEMERFASSIEVLLP, translated from the coding sequence ATGTTCGACATCTCACAACTAGAGGAGTGTCCGACTTTGCGGCCCACTCAGACCGAGTTCAGGGACCCTATTGGCTACTTGTCTCGTCCCGATATTAAGAATCTCGGATATCACTACGGGATCGTGAAAGTGGTGCCTCCCACCGGGTGGACTCCGCAATTTCTGCTTTCACTGGATTTCCGCTTCCATACCaggttgcaaaagttgAGTGATTTAGGCATTAGGAGTCGTTCTAGGAAGTTTTTCACCGAGAACCTCAATCGGTTTTTGACCatgagaagaagaaaaccgttggagttgagTTTTCTGGTCAACAGTAAAACTATCTGGTACTACGACTTGttcgttcaagttgacaATCTTGGTGGCTATGCCAACTTGAGGTGGAGCGACTGGCAAACAATAAACCATCATTTTGGGGTGCACAAAGATTCCATCTACTTGCAAAATGAGTACTTTGTCAGTATCAAGGCGTACGCCGAGTTTCTCAACAGCAACTTGTCCAGTACCCTTCCCGAGTCCGACTCGGAAGACGAATTGGAGAACTGTTTGTTGTGTGGGCAGAACCACTCTCCGGATGAGACATTATTGTGTGAAAACTGCGATAACCCCTACCATATACGGTGTTTAGGACTTGAAAAGGTGCCCAGTGGAACCTGGTACTGCAAAAAGTGTCTTGTGGGAACAGGAGAGTATGGGTTTGAAGAGGAGGTGGATAGGAAGTTCTCTCTTGGAGAGTTTTTTGAACACTCAACCAATTTCCAGAAGCAGTTTTTTAGTGAGTATGGTCCTATGGGCCTAGCAGAGATcgaaaagaagttttgggagtttgtggaagtACAGAGAAGTGATATCGAGGTTCGGTATGGGGCAGATATCCACAACTTGAAGCCGGGGCAGATATCGGGGTTCCCCATGAAGAGCACCCCTCCTCGAATCAAAGCGTACTTTGATGAGGTTGAATTTGACAAATATGCCGGCCACCCCTTCAATTTGACGAATCTCCCGTACTCCAAGGGCTCACTCTTGAACTACATTAAGCATTCCATCTCGGGAATGACGGTTCCGTGGATATACGTGGGATCTTTACTTTCTACATTCTGTTGGCATGTGGAAGACCACTACACCTTATCGGCCAATTATTGTCATTTTGGCTCCACCAAAAAATGGTACGGGATTCCTGCCAGCGACTCTTCTAAGTTTGAGGCGCTCATGAGAAGCACAGCTCCAGACTTGTTCAAACGTCAACCTGATCTTTTGCATCAGTTGGTATCGTTATTGTCACCCATGCAAATTGTTGCCAATAACATAAAGTGCTATTACGCCAACCAGAACCCCAACGAGTTTGTGATAACTTACCCAAAAGTGTACCATGCCGGGTTTAACTCGGGTTTCAATGTCAATGAAGCTGTGAATTTCACAATGGAAATGTGGTTGGAATACGGCGAGGCCTCTATTTCAGACTATAAGCttatcaagaaagaaaacgTATTTAACCatttcaagttgatggaaaatgtcttgttgaacttcagCGTGGGTAAGGAGAGTAACATTGACTTGGTGAGGCGGTGTCTTTCTAGTTATAAACAGTTTATTGCCCGAACCAAGATGTCGTTGAAGGCTCTTGATAAGAATTTCGAGCTTGAGGACTTGAGCAACGTCATCTCTTATGAAAATTACTTGGAGGAAGACAATAAAGACGAAGTGGATGAGGAGGAATTATGTGACATATGCCAAACTCATATCTCCCACATCTTCTGTGTCTACAATAATCGGAAGCACCGATTTAATGAAATTGCAGTCGAAGACTCCAAAACAACCAAGATTTCCATCAACCAGCTCCTAACTCCAGAATCGTCACCTCTAGAAGTACGAATTGCAAAGTTTGACCGTATTCAAGATAAAGAGCACAATGTTCTAGAATCTTGTGACTTACTACTAGATATTACTTCTAGTAGCAGAAGCAATCTAACCAACATTAAAAGCGAGATGAACCCGGGAAGAAACCTTCGTAAATCCAACCGGATCATCAAGCCCAAAAAGGAAGTGCACCTGATGAAGTCCAAAATGTCCATTATCAACCATAGTCATAGTATGAACGATTTGAACAGTAAGATTGAGATTCATCTATGCTTAGATTGTGCTAAAAAGTTTGCGGACGTTCCTACGAAGTCGCAATTGGTGGTTAATATCACCACCGAAGAAATGGAGAGATTTGCCCTGTCAATTGAGGTCCTTCTACCATAA
- the ATP2 gene encoding atp2, beta subunit of the F1 sector of mitochondrial F1F0 ATP synthase (BUSCO:EOG09261T74; EggNog:ENOG503NVU5; COG:C), producing MVLPRLFNNTSKNLFNTATRGLKVNLTRNLASAAPAVGKVRAVIGAVVDVHFDDGNLPAIFNALTLKNGEQKLVLEVAQHLGENTVRTIAMDGTEGLVRGTTVTDTGSPISVPVGRGTLGRIINVVGEPIDERGPIEATQRNPIHADPPSFVEQSTAAEVLETGIKVVDLLAPYARGGKIGLFGGAGVGKTVFIQELISNIAKAHGGFSVFTGVGERTREGNDLYREMIETGVINLDGDSKVALVFGQMNEPPGARARVALTGLTIAEYFRDEEGQDVLLFVDNIFRFTQAGSEVSALLGRIPSAVGYQPTLATDMGLLQERITTTKKGSVTSVQAVYVPADDLTDPAPATTFAHLDATTVLSRGISELGIYPAVDPLDSKSRLLDVAVVGQEHYDVASNVQQTLQAYKSLQDIIAILGMDELSEADKLTVERARKIQRFLSQPFAVAEVFTGIPGRLVRLQETIKSFKEVLEGKYDHLPENAFYMVGGIEDVIAKAEKLAAEAN from the exons ATGGTTCTTCCAAgattattcaacaatactAGCAAGAATTTATTCAACACTGCTACCAGAGGCTTGAAAGTTAACTTAACCAGAAACTTGGCCTCTGCTGCTCCAGCTGTTGGTAAGGTTAG AGCTGTTATTGGTGCCGTTGTTGACGTCCATTTCGATGATGGTAACTTGCCAGCCATTTTCAATGCCTTAACTTTGAAAAACGGTGAACAAAAGTTGGTTTTGGAAGTTGCCCAACACTTGGGTGAGAACACCGTTAGAACCATTGCCATGGATGGTACCGAAGGTTTGGTTAGAGGTACCACTGTCACCGACACTGGTTCTCCAATCTCCGTCCCAGTTGGTAGAGGTACTTTGGGTAGAATCATCAATGTTGTCGGTGAAccaattgatgaaagagGTCCAATTGAAGCTACGCAAAGAAACCCAATTCATGCTGATCCTCCATCGTTCGTTGAACAATCCACTGCTGCCgaagttttggaaaccGGTATCAAGGTTGTCGACTTGTTGGCCCCTTACGCCAGAGGTGGTAAGATTGGTTTGTTTGGTGGTGCCGGTGTCGGTAAAACCGTGTTTATTCAAGAATTGATTTCTAACATTGCCAAAGCTCATGGTGGTTTCTCTGTTTTCACTGGTGTCGGTGAAAGAACCAGAGAAGGTAACGATTTGTACCGTGAAATGATTGAAACTGGtgtcatcaacttggatggTGATTCCAAGGTGGCATTGGTGTTTGGTCAAATGAACGAACCACCAggagccagagccagagtTGCTTTGACCGGTTTGACCATTGCTGAATACTTcagagatgaagaaggtcAAGATGTCTTGTTGTTCGTCGACAACATTTTCAGATTCACTCAAGCTGGTTCTGAAGTGTCTGCCTTGTTGGGTCGTATTCCATCTGCCGTCGGTTACCAACCTACTTTGGCCACTGATATGGGATTGTTGCAAGAAAGAattaccaccaccaagaaggGTTCCGTTACTTCTGTCCAAGCTGTTTACGTCCCAGCTGATGATTTGACTGATCCTGCTCCAGCTACCACTTTTGCTCACTTGGATGCTACCACTGTGTTGTCTAGAGGTATCTCTGAATTGGGTATTTACCCAGCTGTCGATCCTTTGGATTCCAAGTCTAGATTGTTGGATGTTGCCgttgttggtcaagaacATTATGATGTTGCTTCTAATGTTCAACAAACCTTGCAAGCTTACAAGTCTTTGCAAGATATCATTGCCATTTTGGGTATGGATGAATTGTCTGAAGCTGATAAGTTGACCGTCGAAAGAGCCAGAAAGATTCAAAGATTCTTGTCTCAACCTTTCGCTGTGGCCGAAGTCTTTACCGGTATTCCAGGTAGATTAGTCAGATTGCAAGAGACCATTAAATCCTTCAAGGAAGTCTTGGAAGGTAAATATGATCACTTGCCAGAAAATGCTTTCTACAtggttggtggtattgaagatgtcaTTGCCAAGGCCGAAAAATTGGCCGCTGAAGCTAACTAG
- the STE24 gene encoding zinc metalloprotease (EggNog:ENOG503NUIC; MEROPS:MER0002635; COG:O) yields the protein MTYSLVSVCLIIKTSRYKRYTNPLKNLGFLDNPSINWKTVIVSFTLGQYIFESFLGYKQYQVLKRTAVPHSLKAEITQETYDKSQEYSRAKEGFSFFTSAYSLIKNLLYIKYDLLPKFWVFSGAVLSHLLPVLPKFMGGVITQSIIFLFANSLFSELTSIPVDYYKTFVLEEKYGFNKSTLSLWAADFFKSLLIQMVLLPPFLGSFLKIIEWYGQSFVLYACGLVLFFQLFFMTIFPSLIQPLFNKFTPLEDGELKTAIEDLAKKQGFPLTKLYVIDGSKRSGHSNAYFTGLPWSKQIVLFDTLIEHSTVDETVAVLAHEIGHWKLNHLPRMLAFSQVNMMVMFSMFAAFLGNNSLFQSFGFFGLKPTIVALLLFSDIFKPLESGLQFLQNLLVRKHEYEADEYAKSCGYTDDLGKSLIKLNIENLSYVEADPLYSAYYRSHPILSERLNAIGYISKEKVSMEKDTKSD from the coding sequence ATGACGTACTCATTAGTAAGTGTATGTTTAATCATAAAAACCAGCAGATACAAGCGATATACTAACCCactcaagaacttgggaTTTTTGGATAATCCAAGCATCAATTGGAAAACCGTGATCGTTAGCTTCACGCTTGGTCAATACATTTTCGAATCGTTCTTAGGCTATAAGCAATATCAAGTATTGAAAAGAACGGCCGTCCCTCACTCATTGAAGGCAGAGATTACACAAGAAACATATGATAAGTCTCAAGAATACAGCAGAGCCAAAGAAGGCTTTTCGTTCTTCACCAGTGCTTACTCCTTGATTAAAAACCTACTTTATATTAAGTACGATTTATTACCCAAATTTTGGGTTTTTAGTGGAGCTGTACTTAGTCACCTTTTGCCAGTGTTACCTAAGTTCATGGGAGGAGTGATCACCCAATCgatcattttcttgtttgCTAACTCGCTTTTCAGTGAACTCACTTCTATACCCGTTGACTACTATAAGACCTTTgtattggaagaaaagtatGGATTTAACAAGTCTACTTTGAGCTTATGGGCTgctgatttcttcaagtcgCTTTTGATTCAGATGGTGTTGCTTCCTCCATTCTTGGGTTCATTCTTGAAAATCATTGAATGGTACGGCCAGTCGTTCGTGTTGTATGCTTGCGGTCTTGTAttgttcttccaattgTTCTTCATGACTATTTTCCCATCCTTGATCCAACctcttttcaacaagtttaCTCCTTTGGAAGATGGTGAATTGAAGACAGCCATTGAagacttggccaaaaagcAAGGGTTCCCATTGACCAAGTTATACGTTATTGATGGATCTAAAAGATCGGGTCACTCCAATGCCTACTTCACAGGTTTACCTTGGAGTAAGCAAATCGTCTTGTTTGACACCTTGATCGAACACTCTACTGTCGACGAGACTGTGGCCGTGTTGGCTCATGAAATCGGACATTGGAAATTGAACCATTTACCAAGGATGTTGGCATTTTCCCAAGTCAACATGATGGTTATGTTCTCCATGTTTGCTGCTTTCCTTGGGAACAACTCGTTGTTCCAGTCGTTTGGTTTCTTTGGCCTCAAGCCAACTATCGTTGCCCTTTTGTTGTTTTCAGATATCTTCAAGCCTCTTGAATCGGGGTTgcaattccttcaaaacttgttggtTAGAAAGCACGAATATGAAGCCGACGAATACGCTAAATCGTGTGGTTATACGGACGACTTGGGTAAATCTTTGATTAAGTTGAACATTGAAAATTTGAGTTACGTTGAGGCAGACCCATTATATTCAGCTTATTACAGATCCCACCCAATTTTGTCGGAAAGATTGAATGCCATTGGATATATTTCCAAGGAAAAGGTCTCGATGGAAAAAGATACCAAGAGTGATTAG
- the LUC7 gene encoding splicing factor (COG:A; EggNog:ENOG503NVIA), with protein sequence MAAEQRKLLVQLMGNDSLISPVVRRRMPEITSHKVCKSFLVGTCPYDLFVGTKQDLGRCPKLHLEKLKLEYEYRTKKGELFPDFRYEYYMTLRRYVQDIDYTIENANKKLEHTPEEKEKISEVTKDLENLDTKIGLMQQEINYLIAENKTQMVLNQSIKLSALIEERQKLGEKARTIIENIGQSAQQKLQVCEQCGAFLSRLDSDRRTSTAV encoded by the exons ATGGCAGCAGAGCAGAGAAAGTTATTGGTGCAATTAATGGGCAATGATTCCCTCATCTCGCCTGTGGTGAGGAGGAGAATGCCTGAAATAACCTCTCATAAGGTGTGTAAGAGTTTTTTGGTGGGCACTTGTCCGTAtgatttgtttgtgggAACCAAGCAGGATTTGGGAAGGTGTCCCAAGCTTCACTTGGAGAAGCTCAAACTTGAATACGAGTACCGCACCAAGAAGGGAGAGCTATTTCCTGACTTCAGATATGAATATTATATGACCCTAAGACGCTATGTTCAAGACATTGATTATACCATTGAAAATGCCAATAAGAAGCTTGAACATACCCCAGAAGAAAAGGAGAAGATCTCAGAAGTTACGAAAGATCTCGAGAATCTCGATACTAAAATTGGGTTGATgcaacaagaaatcaactACCTTATAGCTGAGAACAAAACTCAGATGGTGCTCAACCAGTCGATAAAATTATCAGCTCTAATCGAAGAAAGGCAGAAGTTGGGTGAAAAAGCCCGTACTATCATCGAAAACATCGGACAATCAGCCCAACAGAAACTTCAGGTGTGTGAGCAGTGTGGGGCATTCTTATCACGGTTGGATAGTGATAGACG aacttcaacagcAGTATAA
- a CDS encoding uncharacterized protein (COG:S; EggNog:ENOG503PMRB): MNRYQLIGRKTKVNRPQTPDYGPLSLHSMPPEILIKIFSHFKNDTLELINISLVCRKLHNIIVKNFLYKDVRFKDTNSFLKFTHAHLPNKRYGVSETSTHVNLIRTVEFVNPPVQNSQNSRTNIAGSYSVNVVISNNSVTNFNDFVSGVNMLLKENYNLKTIIISEISPQFLFNNISVDTSLLKKYKKRQNRTLHRLVIKAQTGWSILFRVNHISKILDIFDSVDELELHNFIIDESKLVGLSIPKTVIIHQLSLVSCSFTNRCQKRTPSELLKSTSSLRLENLTNNSDLSVIDMVKCNDMLETLIMDMDSKLFYENGSFNFKTFNPFFKLLCSGSGYFANLKCLVFDNFDILYQYNHNHKNEENDRHEENTLTEFLNHISKTKYLIIKVKDMPRTIHTCKNCGFMKTQDGISIENLSKTDWRTLVWPLIEAKTKFRIMSFKGMILYEVT, translated from the coding sequence ATGAATAGATACCAGCTTATTGGCCGGAAGACGAAGGTAAATAGGCCACAGACCCCAGACTATGGACCCCTAAGTCTACACTCCATGCCTCCAGAGATCCTTATCAAAATTTTCTCTCACTTCAAAAATGACACATTGGAACTCATAAATATTTCCCTTGTGTGCCGAAAACTTCACAATATAATAGTCAAGAACTTCCTCTACAAGGATGTTCGATTCAAGGATACAAACAGTTTTCTCAAGTTCACCCATGCCCACTTACCAAATAAAAGATACGGAGTAAGTGAAACATCGACTCATGTCAATTTGATTCGAACGGTAGAGTTTGTGAATCCTCCCGTACAAAATTCACAAAACTCCAGGACCAACATAGCAGGTAGCTACTCTGTTAATGTGGTGATATCGAATAATAGTGTAACgaatttcaatgattttgtGCTGGGAGTGAATATGCTACTTAAAGAGAATTATAACTTGAAGACCATCATAATACTGGAGATTTCCCCACAgtttcttttcaacaacattcTGGTAGATACATCATTACTAAAAAAGTATAAGAAACGACAGAACAGAACTCTTCACCGGTTGGTGATCAAAGCCCAAACCGGTTGGTCTATTTTGTTTAGGGTTAACCACATCTCTAAGATCTTGGACATTTTTGACAGCGTTGATGAGTTAGAGTTGCACAACTTTATTATTGACGAGTCCAAGCTTGTGGGATTATCAATACCCAAGACGGTGATAATACACCAGCTTTCCTTGGTTTCGTGTTCTTTTACCAACAGATGCCAAAAGAGAACACCCTCAGAGCTTCTCAAAAGCACTTCCAGTTTGAGACTAGAGAACTTGACCAATAACCTGGATTTATCGGTCATAGACATGGTGAAGTGCAATGACATGTTGGAGACACTTATCATGGATATGGACTCAAAGTTATTCTATGAGAATGGTTCGTTTAATTTCAAGACCTTTAATCCTTTCTTCAAGCTACTCTGTTCCGGAAGTGGTTATTTCGCTAACTTGAAATGCCTTGTGTTCGACAATTTCGATATACTATACCAGTACAACCACAATCACAAGAACGAAGAAAATGACCGACACGAAGAAAATACCTTGACCGAATTCTTGAACCATATCTCCAAGACCAAATACCTTATTATCAAAGTCAAGGACATGCCACGAACTATTCACACATGTAAGAATTGTGGATTTATGAAGACTCAAGACGGTATTTCAATTGAAAATCTCTCTAAAACTGACTGGCGTACTCTCGTATGGCCGTTGATAGAGGCTAAAACAAAATTCAGAATCATGAGCTTTAAGGGAATGATCTTGTACGAAGTCACTTAA
- the GAS4 gene encoding Glycolipid anchored surface protein 4 precursor (EggNog:ENOG503NU6E; COG:G; CAZy:GH72) — protein MSQDILLFQELGINTIRVYSVNTDLNHDACMSMLAAAGVYLALDVNSPIPNHHLNRYEPWNSYNVEYLENVFKVVEQFSYYNNTLGFFAGNEVINDITSAKNSAVYVKAMVRDIKNYISYNSPRPIPVGYSAADDLNFRISFSSYLQCMDESPSDSVDFYGVNSYQWCGDQTFYTSGYDSLVNDYLSYSRPVFLSEYGCNLITPRQFGEVPTLYSNDMVDVFSGGLVYEFSQEPNSYGLVELSSNGDVKLLEDFLSLKRQFDALPEIDYHHVAQAMRQNAKEIQSIKKFQRFGLQPCDETYEHIDISRGIPKSLADDLVDFGVEVQRGRFISLSEQDFTCAFNILDPKGQPYPISKTITPIIDHMSGVGYDKFNRVRHKSGMYNGDESKDENGVSEWEYSDSDASGSETDSESMGNKDETIFSKASTYLANAFHSIANIFSHS, from the exons ATGAGCCA AGATATTCTACTTTTCCAGGAGCTTGGTATTAAT ACAATTCGTGTTTACTCCGTCAACACCGATTTGAACCACGATGCTTGTATGTCTATGTTGGCTGCAGCAGGGGTTTATTTAGCTCTTGATGTGAACTCCCCAATTCCCAACCATCATTTAAACAGATATGAACCATGGAATAGTTATAATGtggagtacttggagaatgtcttcaaagtggTTGAACAGTTCTCGTATTATAATAATACGCTTGGGTTTTTTGCTGGAAATGAAGTCATCAATGATATCACCTCTGCAAAG AATTCAGCAGTTTATGTCAAAGCCATGGTCCGAGATATCAAAAACTACATCTCGTACAATTCACCCAGGCCAATCCCAGTTGGTTATTCAGCGGctgatgacttgaacttcagGATTTCCTTCTCCCTGTACCTCCAATGTATGGATGAAAGCCCATCTGATTCGGTCGACTTCTATGGTGTCAATTCCTACCAATGGTGTGGAGACCAAACCTTTTACACTAGTGGATACGATTCCCTTGTCAACGATTACCTTTCTTATTCACGACCTGTATTTTTATCTGA ATATGGGTGTAATCTTATCACCCCAAGGCAGTTCGGAGAAGTTCCTACACTTTATTCCAATGATATGGTAGACGTATTTAGTGGTGGTTTGGTGTATGAGTTCTCACAGGAACCTAATAGCTATGGATTGGTAGAGCTTAGCTCTAATGGGGATgtgaagcttttggaagatttcCTCTCTTTGAAGAGGCAATTTGATGCCTTGCCCGAAATAGACTACCACCATGTTGCCCAAGCAATGAGACAAAATGCCAAGGAGATCCAAAGCATAAAGAAGTTCCAAAGATTTGGGTTGCAACCCTGTGACGAAACATATGAACATATCGATATCAGCAGGGGAATTCCCAAGAGTTTGGCTGATGACTTGGTCGATTTTGGAGTCGAAGTTCAACGGGGCAGGTTCATTTCACTTTCAGAGCAGGACTTTACCTGTGCATTCAACATTTTGGATCCCAAGGGTCAGCCATACCCCATATCAAAAACAATCACCCCTATAATTGACCATATGTCTGGAGTTGGTTATGATAAGTTCAATCGGGTCAGGCACAAGAGCGGTATGTATAATGGTGACGAATCTAAGGATGAAAATGGAGTCTCGGAGTGGGAGTACTCCGACAGTGATGCAAGTGGATCCGAAACTGATCTGGAGTCGATGGGTAATAAAGATGAAACCATATTCAGCAAAGCATCAACTTACTTGGCGAATGCTTTCCACTCGATTGCCAATATCTTCTCTCATCTGTGA